A stretch of DNA from Micromonospora peucetia:
CGACACCATGGCGAGTTACGCCGACGTGCTGCACTACCTGTCGAGCCTGGACTACCCGGCCGAGAAGGACGACGTGGTACGCGAGGCCGAACGGGAGGGCGCCCCGCCGGACGTGCTGCGCGCGTTGCGGGCCCTGCCCCCGGTCGACTACGCCAACGGCAACGAGGTGGCCCGCTCAGCGGGCATCGAGGCGGCCCCGGAGGTCGGCTCCGCCCAACGGGCGACGCAGGCCCGGGACAAGCGGCACCAGCGGGTGTCACAGCACCTGCGCGGCATCTGAGCCTTGCTGTTCCAGGCCACCAGCGTGCCGGGGCCAGCCGCGCCCGGGCCGC
This window harbors:
- a CDS encoding DUF2795 domain-containing protein, translated to MASYADVLHYLSSLDYPAEKDDVVREAEREGAPPDVLRALRALPPVDYANGNEVARSAGIEAAPEVGSAQRATQARDKRHQRVSQHLRGI